Proteins encoded together in one Candidatus Babeliales bacterium window:
- the fusA gene encoding elongation factor G — translation MSYTLDKYRNIGIAAHIDAGKTTVTERILFYTGISHKIGEVHEGAAIMDWMEQEQERGITIQSAATTCFWKSCQINIIDTPGHVDFTIEVGRSLRVLDGVVSVFCGVAGVQPQSETVWNQANRYDVPAIIFINKLDRIGADYFAAIQDINTKLAVGRAVAMQIPLGESDGFNGLIDVLSGKMIRFYNDERDMQKDVTFEDAPAEYADQIKSMYAAIVEKASEADEVLGEKFLNEEPISLEELRQGIRNGVVKRQLFPAFCGSAFKNKGVHLLLDAVVDFLPSPLEVPAIKGIDVKTGLEVERRSSDKEPFSALAFKIMTDPFVGVLTFTRIYSGVLKSGSYVYNASKETKERVSRLLRMHANKREEIKEASAGDIVAVVGIKDINTGDTLCDEAHPVLLESIDIPVPVISTSVEPKTKADYEKMVLALKKMNQEDPSFNFTYNHETGQTEIAGMGELHLEIVVDRLKREHKVEVEQGKLRVAYKETIQKSVDAEGKFIKQSGGKGQYGHVWLKLEPLDRGAGYEFKNGTTGGSIPREYIPAVEKGMAEAITSGILTGSPVVDLRVTVYDGSYHDVDSSEIAFKMAAKIGFREGMAQALPVLLEPIMKVEVDTPDEYMGDVMGDLNARRGRISGTETKGSIQIVKAEVPLGKMFGYSTELRSMSKGRASYTMAFECYREVSKSVQDEIVAAAKK, via the coding sequence ATGAGCTATACATTAGATAAGTATCGAAACATAGGGATCGCAGCTCACATTGATGCTGGGAAAACAACTGTTACAGAACGTATTCTTTTTTATACTGGTATTTCACATAAAATCGGTGAAGTTCATGAAGGCGCTGCTATCATGGATTGGATGGAGCAAGAACAAGAACGTGGGATTACAATTCAATCTGCGGCAACAACATGTTTTTGGAAAAGCTGCCAAATCAATATTATTGATACTCCGGGTCACGTAGATTTTACTATTGAAGTAGGACGATCTCTGCGTGTTCTTGATGGAGTTGTGAGTGTGTTTTGTGGTGTTGCGGGTGTTCAGCCTCAATCAGAGACTGTGTGGAACCAAGCGAATCGTTATGACGTTCCAGCAATTATCTTTATTAATAAATTAGATCGAATTGGCGCTGATTATTTTGCGGCTATTCAAGACATTAATACTAAATTGGCGGTTGGCCGTGCAGTTGCTATGCAAATTCCTTTAGGCGAGTCAGATGGCTTTAACGGCCTGATTGATGTACTTTCTGGAAAAATGATTCGTTTTTATAACGATGAGCGTGATATGCAAAAAGATGTTACGTTTGAAGATGCTCCTGCTGAGTATGCCGATCAAATTAAATCAATGTATGCAGCTATTGTTGAAAAAGCTTCTGAAGCTGATGAAGTATTGGGCGAAAAGTTTTTGAACGAAGAGCCAATTTCTCTTGAAGAGCTAAGACAGGGTATTAGAAATGGCGTTGTAAAGCGTCAACTGTTTCCTGCTTTTTGTGGATCAGCGTTTAAAAACAAAGGTGTTCATTTACTGCTTGATGCAGTTGTTGATTTTTTACCTTCGCCGTTAGAAGTTCCTGCAATTAAGGGAATTGATGTTAAAACAGGTCTAGAGGTAGAAAGACGATCTTCTGATAAAGAACCTTTTTCTGCTCTTGCTTTTAAAATCATGACAGATCCTTTTGTGGGAGTTTTAACTTTTACACGTATTTATTCGGGTGTTTTAAAATCCGGTTCGTATGTGTACAATGCGTCTAAAGAAACAAAAGAACGCGTAAGTAGACTTTTAAGAATGCACGCAAACAAACGCGAAGAAATTAAAGAAGCTTCTGCTGGAGATATTGTTGCTGTTGTTGGTATTAAAGATATTAACACTGGTGATACTTTGTGTGACGAAGCGCATCCAGTTTTACTTGAATCAATTGATATTCCAGTACCAGTTATTTCAACATCTGTTGAGCCAAAAACAAAAGCAGATTATGAAAAAATGGTTCTTGCGTTGAAAAAAATGAATCAAGAAGATCCTTCGTTTAATTTCACATATAACCACGAAACCGGTCAAACGGAAATTGCTGGTATGGGTGAATTGCACTTAGAGATCGTAGTTGATCGTTTGAAACGTGAGCATAAAGTTGAAGTTGAGCAAGGTAAGCTTCGGGTTGCTTATAAAGAAACAATTCAAAAATCGGTTGATGCTGAAGGAAAATTCATCAAGCAATCCGGTGGTAAAGGTCAGTATGGACACGTGTGGTTGAAATTAGAACCATTAGATCGTGGCGCTGGTTATGAATTTAAAAATGGAACTACTGGTGGATCTATTCCTAGAGAATATATTCCAGCGGTTGAAAAAGGTATGGCTGAAGCTATTACATCTGGAATTTTAACAGGAAGTCCTGTTGTTGATCTTCGTGTGACTGTTTATGATGGATCATATCATGATGTTGACTCATCTGAGATCGCATTTAAAATGGCTGCAAAAATAGGTTTTCGTGAAGGTATGGCTCAGGCTTTACCGGTTCTTTTAGAACCAATCATGAAAGTGGAAGTAGACACTCCTGATGAGTACATGGGTGACGTTATGGGTGACCTTAACGCACGTCGTGGAAGAATCTCGGGGACGGAAACCAAAGGTTCTATACAGATTGTTAAAGCAGAAGTTCCTCTTGGAAAAATGTTTGGATATTCGACTGAGTTACGATCTATGTCCAAGGGTCGTGCAAGTTATACGATGGCATTTGAATG
- the rpsG gene encoding 30S ribosomal protein S7, with amino-acid sequence MPRKKKNIIRRDVGVDPIYQSELLQRFINIVMWRGKKNVARKIVYDALDVLEQKFGNKEKALSAFHKAFNNIVPLIEVRSRRVGGSVYQIPREVGEARGRSLTLRWLIEAAAERSDKSMGLRIGSELLDAYEERGGAFKKKLDVHKMAEANRAFSHYAW; translated from the coding sequence ATGCCAAGAAAGAAAAAAAATATTATACGACGTGATGTTGGGGTTGATCCTATCTATCAGTCAGAGCTGTTGCAACGATTTATAAACATTGTTATGTGGCGTGGTAAAAAAAACGTTGCTCGTAAAATTGTATATGATGCGCTTGATGTTTTAGAGCAAAAGTTCGGAAACAAAGAAAAAGCGCTTTCTGCTTTTCACAAAGCTTTTAACAACATTGTTCCTCTTATTGAAGTTCGCTCTCGACGAGTTGGTGGCAGTGTTTACCAAATTCCAAGAGAAGTTGGAGAAGCGCGTGGCCGTTCTTTGACGTTACGTTGGCTTATTGAAGCTGCTGCGGAGCGTTCAGACAAATCTATGGGCTTGCGCATCGGTAGTGAGCTTTTAGACGCGTATGAAGAACGTGGCGGAGCTTTTAAAAAGAAACTTGATGTACACAAGATGGCAGAAGCAAATCGTGCCTTTTCACATTACGCTTGGTAG
- the rpsL gene encoding 30S ribosomal protein S12, whose translation MPTINQLVRLGRKKIVNKTKSGALKRCPQVRGVCTRVFTTTPKKPNSALRKVARVKLSNGTEVTAYIPGEGHNLQEHSMVLIRGGRVKDLPGVKYHIVRGALDTAGVAGRKQSRSKYGAKRPKAS comes from the coding sequence ATGCCTACAATTAATCAGCTTGTTCGTTTAGGCCGCAAAAAAATTGTCAATAAGACAAAAAGCGGTGCTTTAAAACGATGTCCTCAGGTTCGCGGTGTTTGTACACGAGTATTCACAACGACGCCAAAAAAACCAAACTCAGCGCTTCGAAAAGTTGCTCGGGTTAAACTTTCAAACGGAACAGAAGTCACAGCGTACATTCCTGGTGAAGGCCACAATCTTCAAGAGCACTCAATGGTTCTTATAAGAGGTGGTCGCGTTAAGGATTTACCGGGTGTGAAATATCACATTGTTCGCGGAGCTCTGGATACAGCTGGAGTTGCAGGTAGAAAGCAGTCTCGATCTAAGTATGGTGCAAAAAGACCTAAAGCGTCGTAA